A single Verrucomicrobiota bacterium DNA region contains:
- a CDS encoding sigma-54-dependent Fis family transcriptional regulator, whose protein sequence is MDAFSRFGALKASLRAGVDFRLGGWSHRGVAVPKILIVDDDEGQRSLLDSFLRSQGFATLTADSGERALETLARTPVSMMISDVRMPGLSGLETMRKARRMFPVLPILLVTGYADVRDAVGAMRDGAIDYLAKPIDLDELLAAVRKFAQAGEGLVPRQEEQMPLPEGVVAESPIMRGLLRDTMLVARSDSRVLLMGESGSGKEVLADLIHHWSARAERPFIKVNCAAIPEQLLESELFGHEKGSFTGAIQNRVGQFELASEGSIFLDEIGEMSPALQSKLLRVTQDGHYRRVGSNVDRRSAARVIAATNLDLESRVKEGRFREDLYYRLNVVELRVPPLRERREDVLPMASKFLAGMGGGKSRLSAGAVACLDQYAWPGNVRELRNAMERAALLSRGEVILPEHLPAKIPRIEPRVERPPDAARLEDVEREAILSVLKEHGYNRTETAKALAISRRALVYKLQRLRELGFSVDPG, encoded by the coding sequence ATGGACGCTTTTTCCCGCTTCGGGGCGCTCAAAGCAAGCCTCCGGGCGGGGGTTGATTTTAGGCTTGGGGGGTGGTCCCATCGCGGCGTGGCGGTGCCAAAGATTTTGATTGTGGACGATGACGAGGGGCAGAGGAGCCTGTTGGATTCCTTTTTGCGATCCCAGGGGTTTGCCACGTTGACGGCGGATTCGGGGGAGCGGGCGTTGGAAACGTTGGCGCGCACGCCGGTGTCGATGATGATTTCGGACGTGCGCATGCCCGGGCTCTCAGGATTGGAGACGATGCGGAAAGCGCGCCGGATGTTTCCGGTCCTGCCCATTTTGCTGGTGACGGGTTACGCTGACGTGCGCGATGCGGTGGGGGCGATGCGGGACGGCGCCATTGACTATCTGGCGAAGCCCATTGATTTGGACGAGTTGTTGGCTGCGGTGCGGAAGTTTGCGCAAGCGGGGGAGGGGCTCGTTCCTCGACAGGAGGAGCAAATGCCGTTGCCTGAGGGGGTTGTGGCGGAAAGCCCGATCATGAGGGGTTTGTTGAGGGACACGATGCTGGTGGCCCGTTCGGACAGCCGGGTTTTGTTGATGGGGGAATCCGGTTCGGGCAAGGAAGTTTTGGCGGACTTGATCCATCATTGGAGTGCGAGAGCTGAACGGCCTTTTATCAAGGTGAACTGCGCCGCGATTCCCGAGCAGTTGTTGGAAAGCGAGTTGTTCGGGCACGAAAAAGGGTCATTTACCGGGGCGATTCAGAATCGGGTCGGGCAATTTGAGCTGGCGTCCGAGGGGAGCATCTTCCTGGATGAAATCGGCGAGATGTCGCCCGCGTTGCAGTCTAAACTCCTGCGAGTGACGCAGGACGGGCATTATCGAAGAGTGGGGTCCAATGTGGATCGGCGGAGTGCGGCGCGTGTGATCGCGGCGACGAACTTGGATTTGGAATCTCGGGTCAAGGAGGGGCGGTTCCGGGAGGATCTTTACTATCGATTGAATGTGGTCGAGTTGCGTGTGCCTCCTTTGCGGGAGCGGCGGGAGGACGTGCTTCCGATGGCTTCCAAGTTTTTGGCGGGGATGGGGGGGGGCAAGAGCAGGTTATCCGCCGGGGCGGTGGCGTGTCTGGACCAGTACGCGTGGCCGGGCAATGTTCGTGAATTACGCAATGCGATGGAACGGGCGGCCTTGTTGTCGCGCGGCGAGGTGATTTTGCCGGAGCATTTGCCGGCGAAGATACCGCGGATCGAGCCGCGGGTGGAGCGCCCGCCGGACGCGGCTCGATTGGAGGACGTCGAACGGGAAGCGATTCTGTCTGTTTTGAAGGAGCACGGCTACAATCGCACGGAGACGGCCAAGGCTTTGGCGATCAGCCGCAGGGCCTTGGTTTACAAGCTCCAGCGCCTGCGGGAATTGGGGTTTTCCGTGGACCCCGGTTGA
- a CDS encoding Gfo/Idh/MocA family oxidoreductase yields MPSFPLFASTSRRRFLYASSAAALAASLPGWKPRASAQPSGANSRVRVAVMGLNGRGMDHVRAFLALPNVEITAVCDVDERAMTKASALVEKSRGTAPAAIKDIRQLVESKAIDALSIAAPNHWHAPATLLACAAGKHVYVEKPCSHTPREGELMVRAARKFHRKVQMGNQRRSWTGLREAIAELHGGAIGKVTFARTWYNNQRPSIGRGKAVPVPAWLDYDLWQGPVEERPFRDNVVHYNWHWFWHWGNGELGNNGIHALDVARWGLRAGCPRQVTCGGGRYQFDDDQETPDIYVTTFELEGQGASWESHSHHGRGFEGSGFGITFYGDRGTFVISGNSMKFYDLNNKLTRELPHRGNDLDHYGNFVEAIRNDVPLHSEIEEGVLSTLWCHLGNIAWRTRQTLQLDPARQQLKNNDAARKLWASGYRKGWRDLEKIA; encoded by the coding sequence ATGCCATCCTTCCCCCTTTTCGCTTCCACTTCTCGACGCCGGTTTCTCTACGCCTCCTCCGCCGCAGCCCTCGCCGCGTCCCTGCCTGGTTGGAAACCTCGCGCCTCGGCGCAACCCTCCGGGGCCAATAGCCGCGTCCGCGTCGCCGTCATGGGCCTGAACGGACGTGGCATGGATCACGTGCGCGCGTTTCTCGCCCTCCCCAATGTCGAAATCACCGCGGTCTGTGACGTGGACGAACGCGCCATGACCAAAGCGTCCGCACTCGTGGAAAAGTCCCGCGGCACCGCTCCCGCCGCCATCAAGGACATCCGCCAGTTGGTTGAATCCAAAGCCATCGACGCGCTCTCCATCGCCGCCCCCAATCACTGGCACGCCCCGGCCACACTGCTCGCCTGCGCCGCGGGCAAGCACGTCTACGTCGAGAAACCCTGCTCCCACACTCCCCGCGAGGGCGAACTGATGGTCCGCGCGGCCCGCAAATTCCATCGCAAAGTGCAAATGGGCAACCAACGGCGAAGCTGGACCGGACTGCGCGAAGCCATCGCGGAACTTCACGGCGGCGCCATCGGCAAAGTCACCTTCGCCCGCACCTGGTACAACAACCAGCGGCCCTCCATCGGACGCGGCAAGGCCGTCCCCGTTCCCGCCTGGCTCGACTACGACTTATGGCAGGGCCCGGTCGAGGAACGCCCCTTCCGCGACAACGTGGTTCACTACAATTGGCACTGGTTCTGGCATTGGGGCAATGGCGAACTCGGCAATAACGGCATCCATGCCCTCGATGTCGCCCGCTGGGGCTTGCGCGCCGGCTGCCCCCGCCAGGTCACCTGCGGGGGAGGACGCTACCAATTCGACGACGATCAGGAGACTCCAGATATCTATGTCACCACCTTCGAACTCGAGGGACAGGGTGCAAGCTGGGAAAGCCACAGTCATCACGGTCGCGGATTCGAAGGATCCGGTTTCGGCATCACCTTCTACGGTGATCGCGGCACCTTCGTCATTTCAGGCAACTCGATGAAATTCTACGACCTCAACAACAAACTCACCCGCGAACTGCCCCACCGGGGGAACGACCTCGACCATTATGGCAATTTCGTCGAAGCCATACGGAACGATGTCCCTCTCCATTCCGAAATCGAGGAAGGCGTCCTCAGCACACTCTGGTGTCACCTCGGCAATATCGCTTGGCGTACTCGTCAAACCCTTCAGCTCGACCCCGCCCGCCAGCAGCTCAAAAACAACGACGCGGCCAGAAAACTGTGGGCATCAGGCTACCGCAAAGGCTGGCGCGACCTCGAAAAAATTGCCTAG